From the Oceanobacillus kimchii X50 genome, the window ATAAAACCTTCAATAAGTTCAGGAGTGTAGCTTGATCCTCCACCTATAGTGACAATTTTAATTCCATTCATAAAATGAAAACATCCCTTCTAATAATTTTAAATTATCAAAATCTGATTTATAATAAATATACATACTAAAGAAATGGCGAGTGAATGCATGATGTTTACCAATATTGAAATTACTGAATTCTCCGATCTAGAGTTCTCTTTATATAATTTTATCGTAACTCATCCAGAAAAAGTGATTTATATGCGTATTAGAGACTTAGCTAATGAAACGCATGTTTCACCAACTAGTATTTTGCGTTTTTGTAAAAAGCTTGGATATGATGGATTTACCGAATTCAAAGTTCAACTAAAAATGTACATGAATCAAACGGAAAATTTAAGTTTTATTCATTCTACTACCTCTTTAACAGAATACTTAGAACGTACAATGCAACATGACTATAATCAGCGAATTAGTACAATATCTCAATCCATTGCTGCTGCACAAACAATTATTTTTATTGGAAGTGGAACATCGGGTATTCTAGCAGAATATGGTTCTAGGTATTTTTCTGCTTTAAAAAAATTTTCACTGCATATAAATGATCCTTATTTTCCAATGTACACTTCTTCTTTGGAAAATAGTGTTGCTATTGTATTATCTGTTTCTGGTGAAA encodes:
- a CDS encoding MurR/RpiR family transcriptional regulator, producing the protein MFTNIEITEFSDLEFSLYNFIVTHPEKVIYMRIRDLANETHVSPTSILRFCKKLGYDGFTEFKVQLKMYMNQTENLSFIHSTTSLTEYLERTMQHDYNQRISTISQSIAAAQTIIFIGSGTSGILAEYGSRYFSALKKFSLHINDPYFPMYTSSLENSVAIVLSVSGETESIINIANRAKEEGTKIISITNYPDCTLAKLSDYNLSYFVSTEYRETFNLTTQIPVIHLLESLAKETYKYINT